One Salvia miltiorrhiza cultivar Shanhuang (shh) chromosome 6, IMPLAD_Smil_shh, whole genome shotgun sequence genomic window, TCCCATTAAAGTTTATGAGCAAAATCAAATTACCTCAAGAGTTGGTGTGTTCAGAGTCTTCAGACGCTAATAACCCTCGTTTAAATGAAGCAATTTATATAAACACGGGTTGTCAACTGAATACAGAGAAACAAGCTTAAAGATGAAAAGGGAAGAAAATCTACAAAACAACAAATCGATATCATGAATCCAAATGTAATCACCATTTCGCATCTTAATTAACTTTGACCTCAGAGATGCCACAATTTTGACGCTGCAAAACAGAACATAACACGAAAAAAATTAGTCCAAACTTCAAATAAATACGTACCATTCGAATGTAACTaacaaaaaagagaaaaaagtaaataaaaataaaagttatataCCTGTTTTGGAAATGCTCCACTTATAATCACCACTAATATCCCAAAAGAAGTAGCCACGCAGGCCAAGGCTTCGAGCATAACCGATCTTGGCCCCCACAGTCCTCTTATCATCGTAGTCCACCCAATAATCGCCTGCCACCGAGTACACCGACACCGTCGCCACGTCATACACCACCTTCGCCTTGTTGGCCCTATTAAACGCCACCACCTCAGCATAGGTCAGCACGCCCGTCCCGTTCCACCCGGGCCCCACGTCCACGGCGGCCTCGCCGACGCCGTGGAACCTGCGGTCCTTGAGCCGCCACGTCCTCCCGTAGAGGGGCAGCCCCATGATCAGCTTCTCCCGGGGCACCCCGACCCGGATCCACGACCCGAGCCCGTAGCTCGTGCTCAGGTCGCTGCTCGGGTCGAAGAGCGCAGCCTGCGCGCCCGTGACGGTTTTGTTCCACGCGCCGTGGTAGTCGTAGTTCATGACGTTGATCCAGTCCAGGCTCCTCGCCACCGGCCCCGCCGGGTACGCCCGCGCCTCGCCATTCAGGAACGTGTCGGCGGAGTAGTACACCGCCGCCGTCAGGAGGAGCGGCGCCcgccccgccgccgccgcctccttctGCACCTCCGCGCGCCACTCCTCCAGCAGGTATCCGAAATCCTCCATCTCCCTCGGATTTAGAGGGAACTCCCAATCCAAATCAACTCCATCAAATCTGTTCACAaagaatatttaattttatgtgaaaaaaagtataaataaattttaaggCAGTTAAATGCTgaattcaacaaataaacaatacaatttttcacgaattggtggacggagggagtaagaaatTACCCGAATTTTCTTGCGAGTTGTATGCTGGAGTGAATGAAGGCGGCGCGAGAAGAGGGGGTGGCGGCGAGGCGGGAGAAGAGGGCGGTGCCCTCGGCGGCGCCGCCGACGGAGAAGAGTGTGGTGAGGGGAGGTTTCTTTGCATGGAGAGTGGAGGTGAAGTTGAGGAGGAGTTGAGCTTGTGTTTGGTCAATTTGGAATTGGAAGGTGGCGATGTGTGGAGTGAGAAATGCGTAGTAGATGTGTGTGTAAAGCTTGGTTTTGATGGAGGAGGGGTCCACGTCAGACCATGAAGGGTAATACACGCCTTTGATGGCAATGGATGAAGACGCGCAGAGAGCCATCAATAATGCGTAGATGCAGCAGACTGCGCCCATTGCTGCCTTTGATCGATGCTTATGATcgctatgtgtgtgtgtgtatatatatatatatatcatatttgGATCGAtgcgtttatatttatatataaaaggaCCAGTTGAAAAATATGCATCACAAGGTTGAATGTTTCTTTCACCAGCCGCCCGCCCCCttcaaattatttataaattaaatcaacattttctattcttaatttttgaagtatttaatttttccttttcattcTTTTTGTCTTCATCATAAGTTTACCCGTTTTAAATTGAGATAAAAGAAATTCAGTCTGGTCTGTTTCTGTATTTATTTTATGGATCGACATGAAATAAGTAAAGAAAGAACGTAATTTTTGATCGTTTGTGCTGTGTTTTGTGCGgatgtttgtttttgtttgtcgtTATCGTTTTAGCAGCTTACATATGATTAAAAAACGAATTATTATGTTCACTAATTGTTGTATATAATTTGGGGTTGTGAGGTGAGGTCTAGTTAGTAGCAATTAGTAAGTTCGAGATTAAACATTCATCGATTTTATTTATACTtcaacaataattaaatttattcatcctacttaaattaaataattataatgagTTCAAGGCTAGGGCTTGATGATTTCCGAAATGTATATAGGAATAACCAATATAAGATCCAAGGGGTTGTTTGTTTGGTGGATTAAAAGATATGATTAGTCTCATGATATGTTGTTCAGTTGGATGAATATATATGTTCCGAATCTCAATTTCAAGATAGTGTCATGTATGTAGAATTAATCTTTGTCTTCTCTTATGATATACATAAAACTTGTGTCTACTTCATTAAGGAAGGATTTTTCGTGGATGAAGAATAATATTTATGAAGAAAACTCATTCTCTATTGGTGTACAATGTAACAGGTACAAATTCATATTCAAGCACATAGACCAAAAGAAATAACAActtttatcatatattttaaGTGTCATCACATTAACCCTACAACTGAGTTATTTCTTCCGTTGCTAGTTCATGCTTAAGCATTGAGCCCATTATTGCATATTACGTTTAATTCAATACAATTCAATTTATGCATATGCTATTTTCTTCTTCCCTTTTGCCAGACCAAATATCATTACACATACTATGAAATTAAAGGCGTATTAATCTCGTTAATTATTACAATTCAATGTCTTTACAAATAACGCACAACCCTCttttgggaaaaaaaaatagtatagaATACAACCCataaataaatacatgtatTTGCAAAATAATTTGTTTGAAGCAATGGAGGAAACAGATGGCGTGCAAGCGAAGAAGGTGTGGGAATCGGTGAAGCTGTATACAGTTAGGTGTGGGGTATGCTCAAAGTGGCGACTGATCCCCTCAAAACACAAATACGAGGAGATTAGGGCAAAATTGGGGGAAGAGATGTTTGAATGCGCGACAGCTCGAGAGTGGAGGCCGCAGATCTCATGCGCTCATGAGTCGGATGTGGAGCAGGACGACGGGAACTTCCGGTGGGCCATGGATAAGCCCAACATTCCTCAGACTCCTCCGGCATGGCAGCGGATTCTAAGAATTAGGGCGGAAGGAGGCACAAAATTTGCTGACGTGTCAGTTCAtcattctcttcttcttcttcttcttttggtTGTTTTTTCATGTATTCTTCATTATTCACAATCACAGTTATTATGTTTCGCCCTCAAACAAGAGGCTACGATCCATGGTTGAGCTCAGCAGGTATGGAGAGATGAGATTGGCTTAGCTTTTTTTTTGATTTGATAATAATTAATGGATGAAGATGGATCAGGTACCTGGAAGAGAATCCAAGGTATGAAGAAGATAAGATAAAGGTGTCGCACTTCTCATTTCAACCGCCGCTGCCGCTCGATCATAAATATGTTGCAAAACGGCAAACGAGTATATTCAATTCTTTCAACTTTCTCTTAATTTGCTTAGTTGCATTATGAATTAAAGCCCTTAAATTTCATTCTCTCCATTTCTGCGGTGTTTTTAGGAGTGCAGTTTGCATCGAATACTCAAAACTGCGGAGGAAAGCTTGAGGCGCCTTCTCAAAATTAAGGTGTAATATATATCTCACATATCATCATGATGATATGATTTAATATACGATTTATatgtgttatttatttattttttttgtttcgaCATATACAGGAattttgatatttcataatGCTAATACATCAACGAGGATAGGAAGCATCAAGTGCAGAGATCAGGCTACGTACATTAATTGCATTCATTTGGGCTAATAGGAAATTGTggattgtttattttgataagATGAGATTCGTATATGAATTCACGTTTTTAGGAGTAGCATGCAGGATCgtgcatgttttttttttttttttttggaggggtTTGTTGGATTTTGAGTTGCAATTGATCCAAACAATATTGTGTTGGTAATGAATTTTAGAATTTTGCATGTGAGTAATTTGTACAGGCAAAATGCTTTTGTGATAGGCGACTACGTAAGATTTTTTGAGAATTAATTTTGGTGTGTAGCGACTAGcttattgccaaaaaaattGTGGTAAATAAAGTACATATCATGAGAACTATAATTGTAATGTACATAatactaaaaatatatttatatggaactgcatatctatataatacactaaagaaaaataaatatattatcattcaaaacaaataaaaatataaaaaatatagtcCATCATTTTAAGTGATAACTTATACTTCATTATATTATCATATGTTTAGAGAGATAAAATGCAAGTACGCCCATGTAGTATAAATTTTCCGTAAAAGTTAAAAAGATTCGAAGTCATATAATGgaagtgaattattttatttaataaataataattatatttgtttatattttaattttatttaatatattattcaattttaatgttCGTGCAATATGGATGCTAATTACCAAATTTGGCCCTCTAAAGTAAAGGCAGTCATGAATGGGGAGCGGATCCCCTACTGTGGAATAAACACAGCACCAGTTACTGTGCTTTAAAACACAGCCGTTTTACTCCAAACACAAcagcttttaattttttataattcctTTAACTAAAGTCGTTTTTCTTCTCAATAAGCGTGGAACCCATTTTATTTTAGGAGTAGTTCTTTCCACATACAGTACAAAGCGTGGAACACAATACAAAAATGATTAGTTTTTCTTTTGCGAAAAGACGATCTTTTTTTTCCCTCCTTTTTTTGTTCTCTGCATACAAGGAACTGCATAACCTTttcatctctcttttctctATTCCCTCCATAATCTCACAGTAACCCTCATTAAATCAGTCCACTTCAGGTAATTCACAGTAGCCCTTCCTAATCTCTGTTctcttttctcttttatttattagatgcaatttatcatttatatactgaaaattaaaattaatagttgaTGTAATTTCACACGAAAAATACTGTGTTGGATTTACaagttttttcatttttaaatatatcaccTAGATGACAATGGAAGAAGCTCAATGACAAATAATGAAATAACTCACGTGAACTTAAGAGTTTTAAGGCTGCTTTCGTAACTTCTTTTTGTTATTGTGTAATTGCATATTAGTTGATGTAGTTATTAATATTgtgtgtattttaattttttttttatgtgacAGACAATTGTtgcaccaattttattaatggatTTTAGTTCAGATTTAGAGTTGAAGCCTAGAATTGGTATGCAATTTGATAGCTTGGATGAGGTTTGGATGTTTTGGGTGCAATATGGAGGGAAATCAGGATTTGGAGTGAGAAAACATTACAGTAACAAGAACAAGAAAACTggtcatataacatcatacaaatATGTTTGTTGTAAGGAGGGTATTCGTAAAGCAGACAAAAGAGATTCTTTGGCACTCAATCCTCGACTTGAAACCCGAACAGATTGTAAAGTAAGATTGGGAGTCACTTACATCGATGGtaagtataaaataaatgagtttATTGAAGAACACAATCATCCTCTCCATCTTCCCGAGACAGTTCATATGTTGTCTTCCCAACGTAAAATAACAGAAATTCAAGCACATGAGATTGATTTGGCAGAGGATGCTGGACTCAGACAGAAATCAGCTTATAATTTGTTGATTAGAAGAGCAGGGGGGAGAGATGGCATTGGTTACACCATGTTGGATGCTAAGAATTATCTACGTTCTAAAAGGCAAAGAAGCATGGTATATGGTGAAGCCGGTTGTCTAATGAGATATTTTCAACAAAAGTTATCTGAAAATCCTTCATTTTATCATGCTAATCAGATGGATATGGAAGAGCAGATAACTAATGTGTTTTGGGCAGATGCAAGAATGTTGATAGACTATGAGTATTTTGGTGATGTTGTGTCATTAGATACCACATATTGCACGAATCGTGCAAATAGACCGTTGGCTATATTTTCAGGTTTCAATCATCATAGAAAAGCTGTGATTTTTGGCGCATCACTTTTGTATGATGAGACGGCGGCGTCATTCAAATGGTTGTTCGAAACTTTTTTGGAAGCTCACAAGCAAAAAAAGCCCTTCACTGTCTTTACAGATCAAGATCAAGCTATGGCAAAGGCCTTACACGAGGTACTGCCCGAGACAGCTCATGGATTATGTACATGGCACTTAATGCAAAATGGCATCAAACACTTAGGAAATTTGATGAAAGAAGGATCACGTTTTTTAACAGATTTTAAGAGATGTATGTATAGCTTTGATGATCAGGCCCAATTTGAGGAGGCTTGGAGTAGCTTATTGACACAATATAGTCTCCAAGACAACACATGGTTGAAACATGTTTATAGTGTAAAGGAGAAATGGGCTGGTTGCTACATGAATGCGTTCACGCTTGGGATGAGAAGCACACAACTTAGTGAGAGTGTCAATTCCGATATCAAGAAGTGCATGAAGCCCAACTTGAACATTAtgcaattttttaataattttgagCAGGTTGTGGAGGAGAAGAGATATAGTGAGCTAATGTGTGATTTTGAAGCACGCCAGAAATTGCCTAGATTGAGTTTAGAGAGTTCTCCGATGTTGCAACAACTTTCCAAGGtttatactccatctgtctTTGATCTATTTCAAAAAGAGTTTGTTTTATTTGCAGCTGCCTACGTAAAGCATAAACAAGAAACTCCATCATCCTTTGAATATGTTATTGGATTGATCAATCATGATAGAGAATGGAGGGTGACACATGATCCTAATACAAAGATGCTTATATGTAGTTGTCGAAGATTTGAGATGGTTGGATTAATATGTTGTCATATTGTGAAAGTGTATGATGTGATGGATATAAAAATACTTCCGGAGCATTATATTTTGAAAAGGTGGACAAGAGAAGCTAGGAGTGGTGTAGTACAAGACTATGCAGGTAATGAAGTTGAAGAAGATCCTAAATTACAAAGTACAGAGAGGTATCGAAAATTATGCCGGATGCTTATAAGATTGGCAACTGAAGCTTGTATTTACCCATCAACATTTTCCTTGGTGCATGAAACAATGCATGATTTGAGTAAGAAAGTGATGGAAATGCGTTTAATGGAGGATGGCCAAGAAAATGAGAATAGTGTGAGGACCTCTCCATCAATCTCTTCTATGCCATCAAGAGGATTCAAAcaaagaattggaatgaaaGGGTCGAAACGACTAAAGAGTTGGGTAGAACTTCAGTCAAAGCGAAACAAAACAAATCATAGAGTGAAGGTATGTAGACTTGTTATACTTTTAAGTTTATTGATTGcttatatgataaatattttataattattatagaaTCTTGGAGCAAAAAGTGCACTATCCGCTTCTTGTTCGACACCTCCAGAACCTAATGTGTGCCTTCAAAGAGCCACAAATCAATTTAGCTTCACCGATTTGTTGACGGTACGAAAGATTAATTTTATAGCATATAGTTTGTATAATTGCTCATTAATTCgtctttttttttcatataggcACCCCTTCATCAATCTTTACATTATGTTGATGGAATGTATTTCAATGGAGATACATCTAGTGTCAATATTCAAGATCAAGATTTTTGAAACTTGAgttcttgtaatttttttaactagTATTTACTCATCTCGTTGTATGCTAATATGAATACCTTTTGTGGGATATAATTTGTCATATTCTTTTGAGTTTGAGGCAAAAAGTAAAGGTTCTCAACTATTGTGGATTCTATGAATCATAAAGTAATTATGGTTTTTTGTTGGATACTCATATTTTTGCAGGATCTTAATAGTTCTATCTTTCAAGAAATATAGCATATATGTCATGGTTTCATTGAGGTTTTCATATAGGGAGAAAAAGAATTATTTCTGTATTTTTTCTGTATTAATCTTTTCTGAATTGTTCTAATGATACTTTGATATTGATCATATACAGAAGGAGAAAACAAAAGGATGGAGTTTTCTGATATTGATCTTTTCTGAATTGCtctaatgttttttttttgtattttttgtaCTGTGTTtggaaataattattttaaataaagtaatattgagaagaaaaaaaaatattggaaaaagTAATATTGAGAAGCTTGCAGCAGTGGAAGAAAATATATTGCATTAGAAGCATTACAATGTTGCTTAAGAAAGAGAGAAGCTTGCAGATattgagaagaaaaagaaatcatTTTGTACTGTATGTGGAAAGAACTACTCCTAAAATAATATGGGTTCCACGCTTATTGAGAAGAAAACGActttaattaaagaaattataaaaaattgaaaagctGTTGTGTTTGGAGTAAAACGGCTGTGTTTTAAAGCACAGTGGCTGGTGCTGTGTTTATTCCACAGTAGGGGATCCGCTCCCGTCATGAATGAATATGAAGCGTGAGAAAAATACACACATGTCACTTCTCAGCGGTTGCACGTGGTTACACGCGCCACTGTTTCAGTGTGGAATCTCCTCTGCCCAACCGTCGTCTACCTTCTGTTGCTGCAACCTTCCTATGGCTACCTCCTGTCGAATCGCCGTCGTCGGCGACGTCGTAATCTCTCCCTCTCTTGTTCTCTTTCTATCTATTTAGCTATCTTCTACCTGGTTAGAAGTGATTCtatctttttaattttggaAAACGCttatttttactcttttttttttctcaatttgaAGCATGATGATTGGAGCTTAGAAGAGGATACCAAGGCTCTGCAACTGTTGAAGGTTTCTTTTTCTCTCTATGATTGGTACTTTATTTTGTTTCAGTGTATTTGTGGtactgtatttttttttctcatggAATTGATGACCAGCTGTCGATAAAATGCAACAAATTCCTGGTTGAGTGAGGCAAAGTTTGGATTCTCTGTGACTAGTTGATCAGTAGGAAGTTATCAGCAGATTCTTGTTAGAATGACGAGTgttaatttgaaaaataagttgAGCTGAATATGGAAACCTAAGTGTATGAGCTATGAGAATATAAATTGCCCTAAGAGCTTTGTATTTTCTTCTGTAAAAGGAGTAATTTCCATGATTTTGTTCTAATCAAACCTCGGACCTTTCATCAGTAAAATGGGACAGTTATTATGGGAAGCGATAGTCCCCACTGTATATTGGTCCCTATGCTTAGGAAAGAATAAGAAATTTCGAGAACTTAGAAGAATCTGTTTATGAGGTTTGGGAGAGGATTCAACTGGATTCAAACCACAAAGAGTTCGAAGCACTTCTAAATTTTAATGCTGTCAGTATGTGGAATAGTGCATTTTTAGCTCTTCAGTCTCGTTGTGTTGTGTGGCATCCTCGTTCCTTTGTAACATTTCCCCTCACAGTTTGTTTTACTTTGTGTATACTTCCCGTATTTCTTCTTGTAACATGTATATGTGTTTCTGGGAATGCAGCCGGATCTCGTGCTGTTCACAGGCAGGTGCTCTCTTCTTCACTTTCTATCCTGTTTGCTGATGGGCATGCCAGCCGAGTCATCTCATCCTGTCTTTATCTAGATTAAGTTGAGGGGTAACTCAGATCCTGCTGGTTCGCTTATGCTGTGGGAGTTTTCTTCAGGTGATTTTGGCAATGAGAATGCTGATCTTGTTGAAAGTATTTCAAATGTTGATTTTGCAAAAGCAGTGATTTTGGGAAACCATGATGCTTGGAACACCCAGAAGTTCTCTGCGAGGTGAGCGTAAATGCTGTATGAAATCCCTGAAATAGTTTTATTGGGCGTGTTTACTGCAATTTAGTCAGAATCACTCTTCTTTTGCCTTTTTGGGTCGGTTCCACATGGTGGTTGGTAGTTCAAGAACATGCGCTTCTACCTTGTTAATGTTGAGAAGCTAAGCTATCTTTCTCTGGAGTGTAAATTACTAAGAAGGTGTCTGGCTAAGCTTTTTCCCTGAAAGCTTATAAGTTCCTTCGTCTTATAAGATGTCAAATCTTATTCTGAAGATAAGTTGTCATAGTATCTCGATGAttagcttataagatgttagTATGACATAGTTGTATCTTGGTCATACTAAATCTCGAACTTCCTTGTACTCCAATTTTGAAAGCATAGAAATTTTCTGTACAAAAGAATTAATTTTACATGTGGAATAAGTGTTACAACTCAAAATTTATGTTGATTGCCAGAGCTTTATCAATTAAACATGTGACATATTATCATACAGAGACCAGATTCGATACCACCTCGTGGCATTTGGCTCCCCCTGTTGACCATTTACCTTGACTGAAAACTATCCTAGTGAAACCCTGAGATAGGAGACTTACTGGAGGACCTTCCTTTGGGCAAACTTCTTAGAGTATTGCCACTTTTTTTGTAATCTTTTCATTTTCtatctttatttttaagaaaaccTCGAGACTTGGGTGGTAATACATTCAAAATTGCATGTTTATCAGTTAGGATATTTATACATTCTAAAGGATGCACCTCTATATTGAGCTGAGCACTGCAGGGCCATAGGACCGAGTCTGGGGTGTTTGTCTTGCAACCACTGATTTCAGCCAGTGTATACTCTAGATTGAATTTTGTCTATTGCATTTTGATGAAGATAGaattgtataatatattatatctttaattattgatttgtcttgttggtcaagttagtttgtttccttttagatgtctagggttttattataaataggagttttatttatgttttagtggagtcgaattgagagttaaaatgtagagggtgggattgttcccttctcgcggtgttcttccggtattcatgagtgaatcaacggattaacccttattgtacgCATTCCGGTATACAGTGgttatcaacggagttcgtatatttatcagtatcaaatatatttcacgcttctacctgcatcacatttcatattttctgtTCTCTGAACTAAGATTAGTACTGTACCCCTTCATCCTCTACAAAATTGTGTTATGTTCTTGCAACCACTGATTTCAGCCAGTGTATATTCTAGATTGAATTTTGTCTATTGTATTTCGTATTTTCTGTTCTCTGAACTAAGATTAGTACTGTACCCCTTCATCCTCTACAAAATTGTGTTATGTTCTTGTTAGGATGCCTGAAAGAAAAGCTTGTGATTCTAAGATGGTACTAACCTCTACAGATACTCAACACATATATGCTGTGATTGGCAAGaatgtttcctttttttatgTGGGGCAACAAGGTGAGTTTACACAGGATTCAACTTCTAAAAATACAACTTAGAAGTGTGTAGCATATTGATTTCTGCAAAGAACAAATAATTCCAATCTAGTCTTATGGCTTAGAAACATGATTAGCCTGCTCCATACATCCCATCTCTTGAAAATCTTCTCACTTGCTATGTTTGTATCCTGATTTGATGAATACATGTAAATTGCTAATGTGTTTGATATCTATGGTGAATGTTTGCATTCATAGTTGTCTCGTCCTGTAAAGTTATTTATCAGTTCTAAATGCCTCAATTCTCAATGCAGGGAAAAAGACGCTGTTCAACTGCAGCTTGAATCGTAAGTCTATAAGTTATACTTTGTAAAATTATATGGTCCCACTAATTTTCTTTTGGTACATTACTTGGTATGTTGAAATCGCTATCACTTTCAACAATTTGTGGATAAAATGTTTGTGAACCAGCCTTGGCGATGAGCATGTTGGCTACCGACGAATGGATTTTCCAAATCTGAAGTTGAGTATAGTTGGTGGACGGCCGTTTTCTTGTGGTGGTCAACAGGTGTTTCGGAAAAAACTTCTTACTGCTAGGTCAGTAGGCCATATATGCCACTTCTCAAATTTATTCTCCACCTTTGCAATTTATATCATCCTTTTATTAGAAGCCATTTTATTCTAGTCATGAATATGTTCTTCTTTCTGATAATATTATGCATATCGAACTACTTGATGAATAGAAAGCTATATGATCTCTGTAGTCCAGGTAATATCAACCATTCAACCTTACTTTATAGGGTCTAATTACTGTGCTAATTAATTGATTACAGAGTTTAAGTTATATATATGTAAGTTGTAACATATAGGCATATAAAGCATGTCATTCTCTCATCTTGATCTGATCCAATTTCTTGTATCCATGTTGCAATTGTATCCCTAGATATGGCATCCATGATATGGATGGAAGCGCGAATAGGATTTATCACGCTGCTTTAGGAACTCCTGCGGATCATTCAGTTATATTTCTTGCTCATAACGGGCCTACAGGTGTAATAAATTTGTGGGGAAAATCTGTTTTATTTTACATGGCATAAACCAAAGAGTTTCTTTATACTAAACTCGCGATTATTCATCCAGGCCTAGGTTCTGGTTTGGATGATATATGCGGAAAGGATTGGATACCTGGAGGTGGTGATCATGGCGACCCTGGTAATTCTGCATCTCTGCTACTTAACTCCCTGTTGTCGTATCCCCTACGTATATGATATTTTGACGTTGAATTCTGGTTTGTGATGATAAAAATAGACTTGGCGCTCGCAATATCCCAACTAAAAGAGACCACCAAATTGTCAATCAAGTTGGTAGTGTTTGGTCACATGCATAAAGAGCTGGCCTTTGGAAATGGTCTTCGAAAAATGATAGTGGTCGGGGATGACAACACCGTGTACCTCAATGGGGCTGTTGTTCCAAGGGTTAAAATAATCGGCAAAGAACAAGCCGTTGCATCGGGCACTCTACGAGCCTTCACGGTTGCTGATATATCAGATGGCAGCTTGGAGAAAATAACTGAAACTTGGGTTTCAGTCATCGGAGACGAAGTCAGAGTCGAGGATGAGCTCGTATTGCTTAGCAAAGGAGCGACGCTGTAGGTACGACCACTTTTGTATACTGAAGAGAGATATACTTGTGATGCTATATCAACTGGTTAATTAGGAATCTCTTATTCTAACATATGCAATACTCGCCTACATATACAATGACATCATTCAGTTTTATTTGATTTGAGTTATAGAGAATTCGTTGTGTTATTGTTACAAATTTATCTGCCATTATTTATGATCTGGGAAAGATAAAAGAGCAACTCGTATTCAAGAGATGATGAGAAACTCGTCAAAGGTAGTTAATAATATTGAACAGTTAGAAGCAGGCAACTGCAAGAAATgtgtaactatttttttttgataaaaaatgtgtgtatatttttaatgatatgTTTGACCCATTTTTTACGAAACATGTATGTGATGTGCCTGTGAATGGCCCCCTTTTAGGGCTCTATGTTTCATTTTCATCTTTACTTTGTTGGAggcctttcttttgttttattggTGCATCGACTCCCATGCAGCGTTGGCTTTTTTGACtcaattaaaaatttgattATATTATCATTATGAGAAAAGAAAGCACTAATTGCAGGTTGCCCCCACACTTAGAGATGATTAAATTTGTGATTTTAATGATAATGATGGCTTCTTTTTGGTAGACCAACCACTCTCCCAATTGTGAACAAAAATGCTTGTTATTTGTTACACTGTCGGGCATTCATTGCTTTGCTATATTGAGATATAGTGATGTTATTCGATCATAATATGAGTGATCATAATAGTtttaaatttaatgtatttaaatattttgttcaaaataaaaatacaatattgttagttttattattttgtaattattaatttgttttttattttatttttttaaataaaaaatagctaATTGTCTTTAAATCCATAACGTATTTTAGTATTTGGTTT contains:
- the LOC130987565 gene encoding uncharacterized protein LOC130987565 isoform X3; this translates as MIGDFGNENADLVESISNVDFAKAVILGNHDAWNTQKFSAREKDAVQLQLESLGDEHVGYRRMDFPNLKLSIVGGRPFSCGGQQVFRKKLLTARYGIHDMDGSANRIYHAALGTPADHSVIFLAHNGPTGLGSGLDDICGKDWIPGGGDHGDPDLALAISQLKETTKLSIKLVVFGHMHKELAFGNGLRKMIVVGDDNTVYLNGAVVPRVKIIGKEQAVASGTLRAFTVADISDGSLEKITETWVSVIGDEVRVEDELVLLSKGATL
- the LOC130987565 gene encoding uncharacterized protein LOC130987565 isoform X1; translated protein: MNMKREKNTHMSLLSGCTWLHAPLFQCGISSAQPSSTFCCCNLPMATSCRIAVVGDVHDDWSLEEDTKALQLLKPDLVLFTGDFGNENADLVESISNVDFAKAVILGNHDAWNTQKFSARYSTHICCDWQECFLFLCGATREKDAVQLQLESLGDEHVGYRRMDFPNLKLSIVGGRPFSCGGQQVFRKKLLTARYGIHDMDGSANRIYHAALGTPADHSVIFLAHNGPTGLGSGLDDICGKDWIPGGGDHGDPDLALAISQLKETTKLSIKLVVFGHMHKELAFGNGLRKMIVVGDDNTVYLNGAVVPRVKIIGKEQAVASGTLRAFTVADISDGSLEKITETWVSVIGDEVRVEDELVLLSKGATL
- the LOC130987565 gene encoding uncharacterized protein LOC130987565 isoform X2, which gives rise to MNMKREKNTHMSLLSGCTWLHAPLFQCGISSAQPSSTFCCCNLPMATSCRIAVVGDVHDDWSLEEDTKALQLLKPDLVLFTGDFGNENADLVESISNVDFAKAVILGNHDAWNTQKFSAREKDAVQLQLESLGDEHVGYRRMDFPNLKLSIVGGRPFSCGGQQVFRKKLLTARYGIHDMDGSANRIYHAALGTPADHSVIFLAHNGPTGLGSGLDDICGKDWIPGGGDHGDPDLALAISQLKETTKLSIKLVVFGHMHKELAFGNGLRKMIVVGDDNTVYLNGAVVPRVKIIGKEQAVASGTLRAFTVADISDGSLEKITETWVSVIGDEVRVEDELVLLSKGATL